Proteins encoded within one genomic window of Macaca thibetana thibetana isolate TM-01 chromosome 3, ASM2454274v1, whole genome shotgun sequence:
- the FAM133B gene encoding protein FAM133B isoform X1, producing the protein MGKRDNRVAYMNPIAMARSRGPVQSSGPTIQDYLNRPRPTWEEVKEQLEKKKKGSKALAEFEEKMNENWKKELEKHREKLLSGSESSSKKRQRKKKEKKKSGRYSSSSSSSSDSSSSSSDSEDEDKKQGKRRKKKKNRSHKSSESSMSETESDSKDSLKKKKKSKDGTEKEKDIKGLSKKRKMYSEDKPLSSESLSESEYIEEEKTKKKKKHKKHSKKKKKKAASSSPDSP; encoded by the exons ATGGGGAAGCGGGACAATCGGGTG GCCTATATGAACCCAATAGCAATGGCGAGATCAAGGGGTCCAGTCCAGTCTTCAGGGCCAACAATACAAGATTATCTGAATCGACCAAGGCCTACCTG GGAAGAAGTAAAAGagcaactagaaaagaaaaagaaaggctccAAGGCTTTGGctgaatttgaagaaaaaatgaatgag AACTGGAAGAAAGAACTGGAAAAACACAGGGAGAaattattaagtggaagtgagaGCTCATCCAAAAAAAGACAG agaaagaaaaaagaaaagaagaaatctggtAGG TATTCATCTTCTTCTTCATCAAGCTCTGATTCTTCCAGCAGTTCTTCTGATTCCGAAGATGAG gataagaaacaaggaaaacggagaaagaaaaagaagaaccgTTCACATAAATCTTCTGAAAGCTCCATGTCAGAAACTGAATCAGACAGTAAG gatagtttaaaaaagaaaaagaagtcaaaagatggaactgagaaagaaaag gatATTAAAGGACtcagtaaaaagagaaagatgtatTCTGAAGATAAACCTTTATCATCTGAGTCCTTGTCAGAATCAGAGTATATTGAGGAG gaaaaaacgaaaaagaaaaagaagcataagAAACacagtaagaagaagaaaaagaaggctgcTAGTTCAAGTCCTGACTCACCATAA
- the FAM133B gene encoding protein FAM133B isoform X2 encodes MGKRDNRVAYMNPIAMARSRGPVQSSGPTIQDYLNRPRPTWEEVKEQLEKKKKGSKALAEFEEKMNENWKKELEKHREKLLSGSESSSKKRQRKKKEKKKSGRYSSSSSSSSDSSSSSSDSEDEDKKQGKRRKKKKNRSHKSSESSMSETESDSKDSLKKKKKSKDGTEKEKDIKGLSKKRKMYSEDKPLSSESLSESEYIEEVRAKKKKSSEEREKATARKNEKEKEA; translated from the exons ATGGGGAAGCGGGACAATCGGGTG GCCTATATGAACCCAATAGCAATGGCGAGATCAAGGGGTCCAGTCCAGTCTTCAGGGCCAACAATACAAGATTATCTGAATCGACCAAGGCCTACCTG GGAAGAAGTAAAAGagcaactagaaaagaaaaagaaaggctccAAGGCTTTGGctgaatttgaagaaaaaatgaatgag AACTGGAAGAAAGAACTGGAAAAACACAGGGAGAaattattaagtggaagtgagaGCTCATCCAAAAAAAGACAG agaaagaaaaaagaaaagaagaaatctggtAGG TATTCATCTTCTTCTTCATCAAGCTCTGATTCTTCCAGCAGTTCTTCTGATTCCGAAGATGAG gataagaaacaaggaaaacggagaaagaaaaagaagaaccgTTCACATAAATCTTCTGAAAGCTCCATGTCAGAAACTGAATCAGACAGTAAG gatagtttaaaaaagaaaaagaagtcaaaagatggaactgagaaagaaaag gatATTAAAGGACtcagtaaaaagagaaagatgtatTCTGAAGATAAACCTTTATCATCTGAGTCCTTGTCAGAATCAGAGTATATTGAGGAG GTGcgagcaaaaaagaagaaaagcagtgaAGAACGAGAAAAAGCAACAGCAA gaaaaaacgaaaaagaaaaagaagcataa
- the FAM133B gene encoding protein FAM133B isoform X3 translates to MGKRDNRVAYMNPIAMARSRGPVQSSGPTIQDYLNRPRPTWEEVKEQLEKKKKGSKALAEFEEKMNENWKKELEKHREKLLSGSESSSKKRQRKKKEKKKSGRYSSSSSSSSDSSSSSSDSEDEDKKQGKRRKKKKNRSHKSSESSMSETESDSKDSLKKKKKSKDGTEKEKDIKGLSKKRKMYSEDKPLSSESLSESEYIEEVRAKKKKSSEEREKATEKTKKKKKHKKHSKKKKKKAASSSPDSP, encoded by the exons ATGGGGAAGCGGGACAATCGGGTG GCCTATATGAACCCAATAGCAATGGCGAGATCAAGGGGTCCAGTCCAGTCTTCAGGGCCAACAATACAAGATTATCTGAATCGACCAAGGCCTACCTG GGAAGAAGTAAAAGagcaactagaaaagaaaaagaaaggctccAAGGCTTTGGctgaatttgaagaaaaaatgaatgag AACTGGAAGAAAGAACTGGAAAAACACAGGGAGAaattattaagtggaagtgagaGCTCATCCAAAAAAAGACAG agaaagaaaaaagaaaagaagaaatctggtAGG TATTCATCTTCTTCTTCATCAAGCTCTGATTCTTCCAGCAGTTCTTCTGATTCCGAAGATGAG gataagaaacaaggaaaacggagaaagaaaaagaagaaccgTTCACATAAATCTTCTGAAAGCTCCATGTCAGAAACTGAATCAGACAGTAAG gatagtttaaaaaagaaaaagaagtcaaaagatggaactgagaaagaaaag gatATTAAAGGACtcagtaaaaagagaaagatgtatTCTGAAGATAAACCTTTATCATCTGAGTCCTTGTCAGAATCAGAGTATATTGAGGAG GTGcgagcaaaaaagaagaaaagcagtgaAGAACGAGAAAAAGCAACA gaaaaaacgaaaaagaaaaagaagcataagAAACacagtaagaagaagaaaaagaaggctgcTAGTTCAAGTCCTGACTCACCATAA